A single window of Deinococcus budaensis DNA harbors:
- a CDS encoding Glu/Leu/Phe/Val family dehydrogenase — protein sequence MRASGLNWQGLMEQLQEALPHCEVSDQSLAYFKYPKRTLSVNLPVRMDDGSIRVFRGYRTVHSTARGPSMGGVRFKAGLNAHECEVLAAIMTLKSAVADLPLGGSKGGVDVDPQTLTSHELEGLTRRFTSELVELVGPSEDILAPDVGSDAQMMAWMLDTYGASTGSTANGVVVGKPLPLGGSYGSKDARGRSAALVTARVLEARGESLDRARVAVYGFGDVGRKAAQTLAAQGALVIAVSDQQGATFASGGLDLAALSEWREQRGSVQGFATDITPEEVIELDVDVLMLAYDYGSVNAGNAHAVRARYVVEATNRAVLPEAERFLKGQGVTVLPDLVASIGGVVVNYLEWVQDASNFFWTPEEIERAIDLRVNAAVDHVTALMRTREVDMRTAAYALALNRLHEAAVMRGVYP from the coding sequence ATGAGGGCATCAGGACTCAACTGGCAGGGCCTCATGGAACAACTCCAAGAAGCGCTGCCCCACTGCGAGGTGAGCGACCAGTCGCTCGCCTACTTCAAGTATCCCAAACGCACCCTGAGCGTGAACCTGCCGGTTCGCATGGACGACGGCAGCATCCGCGTCTTTCGGGGTTACCGCACCGTCCACTCGACCGCGCGCGGCCCCAGCATGGGCGGCGTGCGCTTCAAGGCGGGCCTCAACGCCCACGAGTGCGAGGTGCTCGCCGCGATCATGACCCTCAAGTCGGCGGTGGCCGACCTGCCGCTGGGCGGCTCCAAGGGCGGCGTGGACGTGGACCCGCAGACCCTGACCTCTCACGAGCTGGAGGGCCTGACCCGGCGCTTTACCAGCGAACTCGTCGAACTCGTCGGGCCGTCCGAGGACATCCTGGCACCCGACGTGGGGTCGGACGCACAGATGATGGCCTGGATGCTCGACACCTACGGGGCGAGCACCGGCTCGACCGCGAACGGCGTGGTCGTGGGCAAGCCCCTCCCGCTGGGCGGCAGCTACGGCAGCAAGGACGCCCGGGGCCGCAGCGCCGCGCTGGTCACCGCGCGGGTGCTGGAGGCGCGGGGCGAGAGCCTCGACAGGGCCAGGGTCGCCGTCTACGGCTTTGGGGACGTGGGCCGCAAGGCCGCGCAGACGCTCGCCGCGCAGGGCGCGCTGGTGATCGCCGTGTCCGACCAGCAGGGGGCGACCTTCGCCAGCGGCGGCCTGGACCTCGCGGCCCTCTCCGAATGGCGTGAGCAACGCGGCAGCGTGCAGGGCTTTGCCACCGACATTACCCCGGAAGAGGTCATCGAACTCGACGTGGACGTGCTGATGCTCGCCTACGACTACGGCTCGGTGAACGCCGGAAACGCCCACGCCGTGCGCGCCCGCTACGTGGTGGAGGCCACCAACCGCGCGGTGCTGCCCGAAGCCGAGCGCTTTCTCAAGGGCCAGGGCGTGACCGTGCTGCCCGACCTCGTCGCCAGCATCGGCGGGGTGGTCGTCAATTACCTCGAATGGGTGCAGGACGCCAGCAACTTCTTCTGGACCCCCGAGGAGATCGAGCGGGCCATCGACCTGCGCGTCAACGCCGCCGTGGACCATGTGACTGCCCTGATGCGCACCCGCGAGGTGGACATGCGCACCGCCGCCTACGCCCTGGCGCTCAACCGCCTGCACGAGGCGGCGGTGATGCGCGGGGTGTATCCATGA
- a CDS encoding Glu/Leu/Phe/Val family dehydrogenase codes for MTTTEDPQAQALSPQRLGQHPIPSYLDPNNLGPYEIFLEQVERVTPYLGKLAYWVETLKRPKRILVVDVPIHLDDGTVAHFEGYRVQHNTSRGPAKGGVRYHQDVTLSEVMALSAWMTVKNAAVNLPYGGGKGGIRIDPRKYSTGELERLTRRYTTEIGLIIGPDKDIPAPDVNTGPQTMAWMMDTYSMNVGRTATGVVTGKPVTLGGSLGRADATGRGVFVTGAQAMKKLGMPLEGARIAVQGFGNVGEAASRIFHAHGAKIVAIQDVTGTVYSAAGIDPAAALAHLRQTGKITGLPGTEELSKSEFWDVDCDVLIPAALEKQITLENAGRIKARVIVEGANGPTIPAADDLLAERGVTVVPDVLANAGGVTVSYFEWVQDFSSFFWTEDEINNRLDRIMSDAFLSLWDVKERHGVTLRTAVYIVACTRVLEARALRGLYP; via the coding sequence ATGACCACCACCGAAGACCCCCAGGCCCAGGCCCTCAGCCCGCAGCGGCTCGGCCAGCATCCCATTCCCAGCTACCTCGACCCCAACAATCTCGGCCCCTACGAGATCTTTCTGGAGCAGGTCGAGCGCGTCACGCCGTATCTGGGCAAGCTCGCCTACTGGGTCGAGACCCTGAAAAGGCCCAAGCGCATCCTGGTGGTGGACGTGCCCATCCACCTCGACGACGGCACGGTCGCGCACTTCGAGGGCTACCGGGTGCAGCACAACACCTCGCGCGGCCCGGCTAAGGGCGGCGTCCGCTACCACCAGGACGTGACCCTCAGTGAAGTCATGGCGCTCTCGGCCTGGATGACCGTCAAGAATGCCGCCGTGAACCTGCCCTACGGCGGCGGCAAGGGCGGCATCCGCATCGACCCGCGCAAGTACTCGACCGGCGAACTCGAGCGCCTGACCCGCCGCTACACGACCGAGATCGGCCTCATCATCGGCCCGGACAAGGACATCCCCGCGCCCGACGTGAACACCGGCCCGCAGACGATGGCCTGGATGATGGACACCTACTCCATGAACGTGGGCCGCACCGCGACCGGCGTGGTGACCGGTAAACCCGTGACTCTGGGCGGCTCGCTGGGCCGCGCCGACGCGACCGGCCGCGGCGTGTTCGTGACCGGCGCCCAGGCGATGAAGAAGCTGGGGATGCCGCTGGAAGGCGCGAGAATCGCCGTGCAGGGCTTCGGCAACGTGGGCGAGGCCGCCTCGCGCATCTTCCACGCGCACGGGGCCAAGATCGTGGCGATTCAGGACGTGACGGGCACGGTCTACAGCGCCGCCGGGATCGATCCGGCAGCGGCCCTCGCGCACCTGCGCCAGACGGGCAAGATCACCGGGCTGCCCGGCACCGAGGAGCTGAGCAAGAGCGAGTTCTGGGACGTGGACTGCGACGTGCTGATTCCCGCCGCCCTGGAAAAGCAGATCACGCTGGAGAACGCCGGCCGCATCAAGGCGCGGGTGATCGTGGAGGGCGCCAACGGCCCCACCATTCCCGCCGCCGACGACCTGCTGGCCGAGCGCGGCGTGACGGTGGTGCCCGACGTGCTGGCCAACGCGGGCGGCGTGACCGTCTCTTACTTCGAGTGGGTGCAGGACTTTTCCAGCTTTTTCTGGACGGAAGACGAGATCAACAACCGGCTCGACCGCATCATGTCCGACGCGTTCCTGAGCCTGTGGGACGTGAAGGAGCGCCACGGCGTCACCC